One segment of Lytechinus variegatus isolate NC3 chromosome 13, Lvar_3.0, whole genome shotgun sequence DNA contains the following:
- the LOC121425882 gene encoding 60 kDa heat shock protein, mitochondrial-like — MYRLSSVLRPLTSRALTPSVNRVVCPHLARSYAKDIKFGAEARGMMLQGVDLLADAVAVTMGPKGRNVIIEQSWGGPKITKDGVTVAKAIELKDRWQNIGAKLVQDVANNTNEEAGDGTTTATVLARAIAKEGFDNISRGANPTEIRKGIMNAVDVVVKELQRQSKPVTTPEEIAQVATISANGDAGIGELISRAMKKVGRHGVITVKDGKTLNDELEVIEGLKFDRGYISPYFINSAKGQKVEFQDALLLLCEKKISTIQAIVPALELANAQRKPLVIIAEDIDGEALSTLVLNRLKVGLQVAAVKAPGFGDNRKNQLHDMAISTGGIVFGDEAMDVKIEDVQVQDLGQVGEIAITKDDTLILKGKGRQEDIDRRVAEIAEQIENTNSEYEKEKLNERLAKLSDGVAVLKVGGSSDVEVNEKKDRVNDALNATRAAVEEGIVLGGGTALIRCLPSLENIPAENADQKIGVEIVRRALRIPTQTIANNAGVEGALIVEKVIDASEGIGYNAMEGEFVDMVQAGIIDPTKVVRTALLDASGVASLLTTAETVITEIPKEKEEMPGGGMGGMGGMGGMGGMGGMM, encoded by the exons ATGTACAGACTATCCAGCGTCCTCCGACCCCTGACCTCCAGGGCCCTGACCCCATCAGTAAACAGAGTTGTGTGCCCACATCTTGCCAGGAGCTATGCCAAGGATATCAAGTTTGGTGCAGAGGCCAGGGGTATGATGCTTCAGGGCGTGGACCTCCTTGCAGATGCTGTAGCAGTCACAATGGGCCCCAAA GGACGTAATGTAATTATAGAGCAAAGCTGGGGTGGTCCTAAAATCACAAAAGACGGTGTCACAGTCGCCAAAGCCATTGAACTCAAAGACAGATGGCAGAACATTGGCGCTAAACTTGTCCAGGACGTTGCAAATAACACGAACGAGGAAGCCGGGGATGGAACCACGACGGCAACAGTGTTGGCGCGAGCCATCGCCAAGGAGGGTTTTGATAACATCAGCAGGGGAGCCAACCCTACAGAAATCAGGAAGGGCATTATGAACGCTGTTGATGTTGTGGTTAAGGAGTTACAGAGACAGTCCAAACCAGTCACAACACCAGAAGAAATTGCACAG GTTGCTACCATCTCGGCTAACGGAGATGCAGGCATCGGTGAACTCATCTCAAGGGCAATGAAGAAGGTCGGACGGCATGGTGTTATCACTGTCAAGGATGGCAAGACGTTGAATGATGAGCTCGAGGTCATTGAGGGTCTCAAGTTTGACAGAGGATACATCTCGCCGTATTTCATCAACTCGGCTAAAG GTCAAAAGGTTGAATTCCAAGATGCTCTCCTGTTGCTATGTGAGAAGAAGATCTCAACCATCCAAGCCATCGTCCCAGCCTTGGAGCTTGCCAACGCTCAGAGGAAACCCCTCGTCATCATCGCTGAGGACATCGATGGGGAAGCTCTAAGCACGTTGGTTCTTAATAG GTTAAAGGTTGGTCTTCAGGTAGCAGCAGTCAAGGCTCCAGGGTTTGGTGATAACAGGAAGAACCAGCTTCATGATATGGCCATCTCTACAGGAGGAATT GTATTTGGTGATGAAGCTATGGACGTTAAGATTGAAGATGTTCAGGTCCAGGATCTAGGTCAGGTCGGTGAGATTGCCATCACCAAGGACGATACACTCATTCTCAAG GGTAAGGGCAGGCAAGAGGATATTGATAGGAGAGTGGCTGAAATCGCTGAACAGATTGAGAACACAAACTCAGAGTATGAGAAGGAGAAGCTGAATGAACGGCTTGCCAAGCTTTCCGATGGTGTAGCAGTACTAAAG GTTGGTGGTTCAAGTGATGTTGAAGTAAACGAGAAGAAGGATCGTGTGAACGATGCCCTGAATGCCACCAGGGCTGCCGTTGAGGAAGGTATCGTGCTTGGTGGTGGTACAGCCCTCATCAGGTGTCTGCCATCATTAGAAAACATCCCTGCCGAAAATGCTGATCAGAAGATCG GTGTTGAGATTGTAAGGAGAGCGCTTCGCATCCCAACCCAGACCATCGCCAACAACGCCGGTGTAGAGGGCGCCCTCATTGTTGAGAAGGTGATAGATGCGTCAGAAGGGATTGGTTATAATGCAATGGAAGGAGAGTTTGTTGACATGGTCCAGGCTGGTATTATTGATCCCACAAAG GTTGTAAGGACAGCACTCCTGGATGCATCGGGTGTGGCCTCCCTCCTGACGACAGCCGAGACCGTCATCACCGAGATTCCTAAAGAGAAGGAAGAGATGCCCGGCGGTGGTATGGGAGGCATGGGCGGTATGGGAGGTATGGGTGGTATGGGGGGCATGATGTGA